A single region of the Nocardioides aquaticus genome encodes:
- the tsaB gene encoding tRNA (adenosine(37)-N6)-threonylcarbamoyltransferase complex dimerization subunit type 1 TsaB — translation MLLALDTATGLVTVALHDGADVVVELSSAERLRHGEQLAPLVAEALTRAGIERLDLTAVAVGVGPGPFTGLRVGLVTARTLAWALELPVYGVCTLDVLAVEAVATGAVQGAFVVATDARRKEVYLASYDADGTRLAGPVVDRPAAVATGAPVVGEGSRLYPEHLPHAVGPERPSAGWLAVAVAEERAELLDPEPLYLRRPDAVAPGPRKPAS, via the coding sequence GTGCTCCTCGCCCTCGACACCGCCACCGGCCTGGTCACCGTCGCCCTGCACGACGGGGCCGACGTCGTCGTCGAGCTCTCCTCGGCCGAGCGGCTGCGCCACGGCGAGCAGCTCGCGCCGCTGGTCGCCGAGGCGCTGACCCGCGCCGGCATCGAGCGCCTCGACCTGACGGCCGTGGCCGTGGGGGTCGGACCAGGCCCGTTCACCGGGCTCCGGGTCGGCCTGGTCACCGCCCGCACCCTGGCCTGGGCGCTCGAGCTGCCCGTCTACGGCGTGTGCACGCTCGACGTGCTGGCCGTCGAGGCGGTGGCCACCGGCGCCGTGCAGGGCGCCTTCGTGGTCGCCACCGACGCCCGTCGCAAGGAGGTCTACCTGGCCTCCTACGACGCCGACGGGACCCGGCTGGCCGGCCCGGTCGTCGACCGCCCCGCCGCGGTCGCGACCGGCGCGCCGGTGGTCGGGGAGGGCTCGCGGCTCTACCCCGAGCACCTCCCGCACGCGGTCGGCCCCGAGCGTCCCTCCGCCGGCTGGCTGGCCGTCGCGGTCGCCGAGGAGCGTGCCGAGCTGCTCGACCCGGAGCCGCTCTACCTGCGGCGACCCGACGCGGTGGCCCCGGGCCCGCGCAAGCCGGCCTCGTGA
- a CDS encoding GNAT family N-acetyltransferase produces MTAGGSTAAGGTRVRRATTRDASVVAALEEDGLGDDAWSYGLLSEVVGGTLPTVHALVAEVDGEVVGYVAGSLVVDVAELQRLVVAAPARRHGVARALLDALLALARDTGAERLLLEVRVDNEGARAFYAAAGFAEVGTRPRYYRDGESALVLERSVPAR; encoded by the coding sequence GTGACGGCCGGGGGGTCGACGGCTGCCGGCGGGACCCGCGTACGCCGGGCGACGACGCGCGACGCGAGCGTCGTCGCCGCGCTCGAGGAGGACGGGCTGGGCGACGACGCCTGGTCCTACGGGCTCCTCTCGGAGGTGGTCGGCGGCACCCTGCCGACCGTGCACGCCCTGGTCGCCGAGGTCGACGGGGAGGTGGTGGGCTACGTCGCCGGCAGCCTGGTCGTCGACGTGGCCGAGCTGCAGCGGCTGGTGGTGGCCGCGCCCGCACGCCGCCACGGTGTGGCCCGGGCGCTGCTCGACGCCTTGCTCGCGCTGGCCCGCGACACCGGCGCCGAGCGGCTGCTGCTCGAGGTCCGCGTCGACAACGAGGGCGCCCGTGCGTTCTACGCCGCGGCCGGCTTCGCCGAGGTCGGCACCCGGCCGCGCTACTACCGCGACGGCGAGTCGGCGCTGGTGCTCGAACGGTCCGTCCCGGCCCGCTGA
- a CDS encoding GNAT family N-acetyltransferase, producing the protein MREVDVAGLTAPTDVVAEPFVRHQLDPSTVRRAWVAERAGVSGVERAALWVAEIVWHDRGRMRVGHGVGPADLLATMLAPAAEAAGGVDRVSVSDGAETSLPPGWAQVSTNRWHWMLTDVVPTAPVDPRLVDLGPLDGPVPGHEPDGESDGVAAEVRAVLDAGNPGSFARPGTTPGVARWLGLREDGELRAVGALVRQPDGSGHLRAVTVHPDHAGRGLGRALSVALTRAGLAMAPVVSLGVYLDNAPALRIYRDLGYTTRHTFASGLTAASAVPPVAQRAGTDRSSTSADSPSR; encoded by the coding sequence GTGCGCGAGGTCGACGTGGCGGGGCTGACCGCGCCGACCGACGTCGTGGCCGAGCCGTTCGTCCGCCACCAGCTCGACCCGTCGACCGTGCGCCGGGCGTGGGTCGCCGAGCGCGCGGGCGTCTCCGGCGTGGAGCGCGCGGCGCTGTGGGTGGCCGAGATCGTCTGGCACGACCGCGGCCGGATGCGCGTCGGGCACGGCGTCGGACCGGCCGACCTCCTGGCGACGATGCTCGCCCCGGCCGCGGAGGCCGCCGGGGGCGTCGACCGGGTCAGCGTGAGCGACGGGGCCGAGACGTCGTTGCCTCCGGGCTGGGCGCAGGTCTCGACGAACCGGTGGCACTGGATGCTCACCGACGTCGTCCCCACCGCGCCGGTGGACCCCCGGCTGGTCGACCTGGGCCCGCTGGACGGGCCCGTGCCGGGGCATGAGCCGGACGGGGAGTCGGACGGCGTGGCCGCGGAGGTGCGGGCGGTGCTGGACGCCGGCAACCCCGGTTCCTTCGCCCGCCCCGGCACCACGCCCGGCGTCGCGCGCTGGCTGGGTCTGCGCGAGGACGGGGAGCTCCGGGCCGTCGGCGCGCTGGTGCGCCAGCCGGACGGCAGCGGGCACCTGCGGGCGGTGACGGTGCACCCCGACCACGCCGGCCGCGGGCTCGGCCGCGCCCTGTCGGTCGCGCTGACCCGTGCCGGCCTGGCGATGGCGCCCGTGGTCAGCCTCGGGGTCTACCTGGACAACGCACCGGCGCTGCGGATCTACCGCGACCTCGGCTACACCACCCGGCACACGTTCGCCTCCGGCCTCACCGCCGCCTCCGCCGTCCCGCCGGTCGCTCAGCGGGCCGGGACGGACCGTTCGAGCACCAGCGCCGACTCGCCGTCGCGGTAG
- the tsaD gene encoding tRNA (adenosine(37)-N6)-threonylcarbamoyltransferase complex transferase subunit TsaD → MPDRPAPDGPLVLGIETSCDETGVGIVRGHTLLADTVASSVEEHARFGGVVPEVASRAHLEAMVPTLERACETAGIRPGDVDAVAVTSGPGLAGALLVGVASAKALALALGKPLYGVNHLSAHVAVDQLEHGALPEPCLALLVSGGHSSLLRVSDVTGGGPAGGGVDPMGATIDDAAGEAFDKVARVLGLPFPGGPHIDRAARDGGTVTIDFPRGLTGRRDLERHRFDFSFSGLKTAVARWVEARERTGEPVPVADVAASFQEAVCDVLVRKALDAAATHGIEDLLIGGGVAANSRLRAMALERAAAAGVRVRVPRPGLCTDNGAMVAALGAEMVARGRTPSALDLPADSSQPVTTVLV, encoded by the coding sequence GTGCCCGACCGCCCCGCCCCCGACGGCCCCCTCGTTCTCGGCATCGAGACCTCCTGCGACGAGACCGGGGTGGGGATCGTGCGCGGGCACACCCTGCTCGCCGACACCGTCGCCAGCAGCGTCGAGGAGCACGCCCGCTTCGGCGGGGTCGTCCCGGAGGTGGCCAGCCGCGCGCACCTGGAGGCGATGGTGCCGACGCTCGAGCGCGCCTGCGAGACCGCCGGCATCCGACCGGGCGACGTCGACGCCGTCGCGGTCACCAGCGGTCCCGGGCTGGCCGGGGCCCTGCTGGTCGGTGTCGCCTCCGCGAAGGCGCTGGCACTGGCCCTCGGCAAGCCGCTCTACGGCGTCAACCACCTCTCCGCCCACGTCGCGGTCGACCAGCTCGAGCACGGGGCGCTGCCCGAGCCGTGCCTGGCCCTGCTCGTCAGCGGCGGGCACTCCAGCCTGCTGCGGGTCAGCGACGTCACCGGGGGCGGGCCCGCCGGCGGCGGGGTCGACCCGATGGGCGCGACCATCGACGACGCCGCGGGCGAGGCCTTCGACAAGGTTGCCCGCGTGCTCGGCCTGCCGTTCCCCGGCGGGCCCCACATCGATCGTGCCGCCCGCGACGGCGGCACCGTCACCATCGACTTCCCCCGGGGGCTGACCGGGCGCCGCGACCTCGAGCGGCACCGCTTCGACTTCTCCTTCTCGGGCCTCAAGACCGCGGTCGCCCGGTGGGTCGAGGCCCGCGAGCGCACCGGCGAGCCGGTCCCGGTGGCCGACGTCGCCGCGTCCTTCCAGGAGGCGGTCTGCGACGTGCTGGTGCGCAAGGCCCTCGACGCGGCGGCCACCCACGGCATCGAGGACCTGCTGATCGGGGGCGGCGTGGCCGCCAACTCCCGGCTCCGGGCGATGGCCCTCGAGCGGGCCGCCGCCGCGGGCGTACGCGTGCGCGTGCCGCGCCCCGGGCTCTGCACCGACAACGGGGCGATGGTCGCCGCGCTCGGCGCCGAGATGGTGGCCCGCGGGCGGACCCCCTCCGCGCTGGACCTGCCGGCCGACTCGAGCCAGCCGGTCACCACCGTCCTGGTCTGA
- a CDS encoding S-(hydroxymethyl)mycothiol dehydrogenase: MHEVQGVIARGKGQPVELTTIHVPDPGPGEALVKVQACGVCHTDLHYREGGINDDFPFLLGHEAAGVVEAVGDDVTDVAPGDFVVLNWRAVCGECRACKRGEPQYCFATHNATQKMTLPDGTELSPALGIGAFAEKTLVAAGQCTKVDESARPAAVGLLGCGVMAGIGAAINTGAVTRGKSVAVIGCGGVGVAAIAGSALAGASPVIAVDIDPKKLETATRMGATHTVDSSKVDPVEEIKRICAETYEGAEGADVVVEAVGRPETWKQAFYARDLAGTVVLVGVPTPDMTVPEIPLIDVFGRGGALKSSWYGDCLPSRDFPMLVDLYQQGRLDLDAFVTEEIGIGDVEAAFDKMHGGDVLRSVVIL; the protein is encoded by the coding sequence ATGCACGAGGTGCAGGGCGTCATCGCCCGTGGCAAGGGCCAGCCCGTCGAGCTGACCACGATCCACGTCCCCGACCCCGGCCCGGGCGAGGCCCTGGTCAAGGTCCAGGCCTGCGGGGTCTGCCACACCGACCTGCACTACCGCGAGGGCGGCATCAACGACGACTTCCCCTTCCTGCTCGGCCACGAGGCCGCGGGCGTGGTCGAGGCCGTCGGCGACGACGTCACCGACGTCGCCCCGGGCGACTTCGTCGTCCTCAACTGGCGCGCGGTCTGCGGCGAGTGCCGCGCCTGCAAGCGCGGCGAGCCGCAGTACTGCTTCGCCACCCACAACGCCACGCAGAAGATGACGCTGCCCGACGGCACCGAGCTGTCCCCGGCGCTGGGCATCGGCGCCTTCGCCGAGAAGACCCTCGTCGCCGCCGGCCAGTGCACCAAGGTCGACGAGTCCGCCCGCCCCGCGGCCGTGGGCCTGCTCGGCTGCGGCGTGATGGCCGGGATCGGTGCCGCCATCAACACCGGCGCGGTCACCCGCGGCAAGTCCGTGGCCGTGATCGGCTGCGGCGGCGTCGGCGTGGCCGCGATCGCCGGGTCCGCCCTGGCCGGCGCCAGCCCGGTCATCGCGGTCGACATCGACCCGAAGAAGCTCGAGACCGCGACCCGGATGGGCGCGACCCACACCGTCGACTCCTCGAAGGTCGACCCGGTCGAGGAGATCAAGCGGATCTGCGCCGAGACCTACGAGGGTGCCGAGGGCGCCGACGTGGTGGTCGAGGCCGTGGGCCGCCCCGAGACGTGGAAGCAGGCGTTCTACGCCCGCGACCTCGCCGGCACCGTCGTCCTGGTCGGCGTCCCCACGCCCGACATGACCGTGCCCGAGATCCCGCTGATCGACGTCTTCGGCCGCGGCGGCGCGCTCAAGTCGAGCTGGTACGGCGACTGCCTGCCCAGCCGCGACTTCCCGATGCTGGTCGACCTCTACCAGCAGGGCCGGCTCGACCTCGACGCGTTCGTCACC